TATATGAGCACTTGTAAATGACTTTAGGCCTAGTCCTTTGTTAAATCAAGATTGAACTGAACTTTAATATTTATATTTGCAGCAAGAGTTGAAATCAGAAGTAATATAACTGTACTCTTCTTATATTATATCTTTGTACAAGCAGATTCTGTTTACATAAATAATGCCATGACCACTAGAGAATAAGGGGCTGAGGGGAGAAACTAGCGAGTAAGAACATTTAGGAGAGATACTCTATACTGGATAACTCGCCTAATTGCAGTGTCTATTCCAGACTCGAGTCCATTAATGTTATCTGCAAGTGCCATTAACTTCTTTTGCACCGTTCCAACTTCATCTGTAGCACTAGAATCTCGAGCATGTGCACTAAGGTTGCAAAGGGCAACATCAATTCTCCCTACTTCATTATTGATTTTCTTTCCCTTCTCGTTATTCACTAAACCTACTGGCATAAGTTTGGAGATCAAGGAGCATCCTCCAAGCTTGGTTTTCAAAAGGGACGGTGTTGACAAAAACAATAAGAGATATCGAAAAATGACTGATGTAATATTGCTTAGTTCTCTTAGCACTCTGATGACCATTAATAAATGAGGATCTAAATCTAATAGAGGTAAAAACACAAATTTGCCTTCAGCACGCTTAAGTGATCTAATACACTTCAAAGCCTCCTTCTTGGCCTTCTTCCGGAAGGCGTTGTATGCATTTACATCTTGTTGGATGGAATCTCCACCTCTTCTACGCAAAGATGACTGTAGTCCTTGCACATGTTCTTTCATATTCGACAACAAATCTTTTGCACAGCCACCCGCATCTAGCAGAGTCACTGAACCTTCAAGTGCCTCTTCAAAAACTTTACCATCTTGATGGTGTAAGATGGATTCTTGAGTGCTGGTAGTGTGAAGAAGCTCATCTACACTATTGTATAGCTCTGCTAGCCCGTGTAGACCTTTTAGAATTGATTGTCCACCTATCGATTCTTCCAAGGATGGTAATGATGCTTCCCATATTTTTAACTTGTCTAATTCTGTTTCAACTCTAAGGGAAGTGGGATGTAATCTAGAGGGCAAGCTAATGGACCTCACTGGGTGCAAACCAAACGAGCAATTCATTGTCTAGTGTTTGTAGTCACAAATGGTTACAAGCACTCTGTATCTTAGATGTCCGAATGCAAATTGGCCTTCAATCTATTTATACGAAGACACAACAAAATCAACCTAGAGAATCAAAGGTAAACAATTTCCATGTGAGGCCAATTTGAGTGTACCTACTGTCTTAATGGTCTTGTAACAATTTTGGAGTACAACCATATTCTTTAATCTTTTCTCAAATTGTGGTCATTAAATGAACAACACTCATCACTCATTATCTTTCATTATCCAACCACCGGTGTATGTAGAGTTGATATTAAAAATTAACCATTAGTTCCGATTTCTGCCTACAAGCCCGGCTTCTCCCCATGATCAATTCACAATCTGCTAAAGAAAATATTCCATATTATAATATACAGAATGAGCAATGATAAATTACTGACTCGTTGTGATAATAGTCTTGTTACAGAGAATCACAGAGGTGCATAGAGGAGTAGGTGATATAATTTCGACAAGGTTACGACAAGATATAGTAGCATATAAAAATTATCTTAGGTTGTACAACCCTAGGATTTAGGGACGCTACATCAAGTAATATTAAGCAGGACCAGAAAATTATGCCTATGGTTATTTTAAAATGCTATTTTTATAATGTTGGGGTGGCATGTTTAGGAGACAAGGAGGCATAAGCCATTATCAGTTCCTTGTCAAATGGCatgtaaaattttataataacaTGCATCTCAGAATTGAAAATGTAACCTCATGGGTTAGGGGAGATGGGATGCCTGACACATGAACACAAGATTGGCACTTTTGTGTTTAAGACATGTTACTTACATATGGTTCAGAGGGTCCATAACTTAGCATGAATCTTGTAGATTGAAATATGTTTCACTAAAATTGAGGCTAGTTTAAGGCCAAAATCATGAACAAAGACAGCATATTCTTTGGCCATTCTTTCTTGCCTGCAAAATCAAATGAAATTAAGAAATCTTTAGAAGTTCTGGAATAAACACTTTGGTTTTGCAATAGTAAACGTAAAAATATGATAATATTATACAATGCACGTTTAGTAGACAAGGAGACAAAATATAAGGTTTTTAAAAGGTTGGGTAACTTGGAAATTGGAGTGAGGCACATAAAAATATATCAAGAAAAGTTAAAAAAAATCTGCTGTTTGAGAATTGGGTGAAGTTGAATGACAAAAATGATTAAGACGACATGGGCTACATTTTGTATTACAATGAGACATACATTGAACTTGATTGAAATTGTAGTATGTATATTGGCGTAAAATGTCTTCAGTTAATTGGTTTGTGACATTGACGAACATATTGTGGACGAGTAGTTTTTGCATTAGCAGAGCAATTTAAAACATTTATTTTACAAATGGTCAAGGCAAACAGCATGAAACATAATGATGCAGAACTGCAAACCTATAGCTATCAGATAGTTTAATCAAATGGTGAATGCAAACAATATTTTCTTAGTTTTATATACTGTGGTCGGTAACTATTTAAAATTTCCAGCCAGAACGTTTGTTATTTGTAAAGTTTAGGTCCGGTCCATTGCTGCATCCATCTGTCCACAAATTTTTTTATAGCAGATAGCATTAGCACGGTTTCTATTTTAGATTTTCATCTATTCCTATCTATATCTCACGGATAGATAATTGGCAACAAAGCCACCAGCCTTAAAGTTTGAACGGCGTACCAGGTCAGACTGAGAGCACAGATTTTTTCACCCAACCTCCAATGTCATGGAGGTCCCCCAGCAAACTTGAGACCTTGAGGTTGTGTCCACTTGAAACGAAGTTTGTTAATGACCCGTTTGGAAAACCggatttcatttgaaattctgGATTTCAACAAATTAGCTGTTTGAGAATTTGGATTTTATTTGAACATGACattcaaatattagtataaacATGAGAATTTGAAATGACAACTCAAATCTTGTCATTTGAAATCCCTAATTTaaaatgaaatccaagttttaaAAAGCCCTCTAACATAATTTATGGAGAAAGAGAGGATGCACGATAGAAGATGGTAGCGAAAATGAGGAAAAAGGAGAACGGTTCCAACAATGGTAGGTTAGAGTCCTGGTAAAAATGAATAAACTCTGTAAACACCCTCCGAAATAAGAGCCTCAACTTCATTTCATCGAATGAACACAACATCCTCCGTGAAATTACAATGACAAGCCCGGCAGCTCCAGGAGTTCGGGTACCAAGTCAATAGCCTAAAATGATGGAACTGGGTACCAAGTCGAGCTTAGTTTGTGCTTAATGTGCTGTTTTCTTCAAGTCATTAAGAGCATATGCACCGGGGAGATCAAAACTTTGATTCATGAAATGAATCAATGGAGTTTAACATAATCTTTATGCACCGGGAGCAAATTGACTCCATCAATTTGTGATGCCCCATCAATTCATCAAGCTCTCCTTTGATTTTTGATGGAGTCATCAACGGACTTCAATTATTATTCACACCAAAACTTGAGTTAAAAGTTGAGTTAAAAAGTTGATTTATAATGAAGTAATTGACTCCATCAATTTTATCAATGAATTGATGAATCAAAGCCTTTCATGGGTGCATATGCTCTAATAGTTTCACGAGCCCTCACCAGTGCCCATTTCAGCCTCAGGTGTGTGCCTGCTTGCGAGCCTATTCATAGACATCATAATCAAATATGCACGTGAAATTTTTCACGAAGGCTAATATTTGAGCTTGCTCGTGAGTTTTCGAACCAGATAATGTAATGCTCAAGTTTTATCTCGTTTAGGAACCGGGCCCTCAAAACCATGTCGAGTTCATGAGATTTACAGGCGTCCGTGTAGACATGAAAAAAGTGATAATACTTGGTCAGACAATATAGTGAAACATCAAGTAGTGAATACTTTCAAACAAACATGTTACATTTAAGAAGTACCAAATTTCATAGCATATTAAATTTGTTCAGATATTGCATTCTAAATTAGTTCATCAGCAGAACATGTGAGAAATGTTTAGATATTGCATGGCATGGTCATGGTCTTCTCCCTCAGAACAAATTTCTGAATCTTCCCTGTTGAATTAACCGGTAAATCATCGGAAAATACCATTTGAGGGACCATGTGAAGGGGCAATAGTTCCCTACAGAACTTGATAATCCCATCACCATTTACATCATGATCACATTCCTCCCTTAACTTGACAAAAGCACAAGGCGTCTCACCATTGACATTGTCAGGCCTTGCAACAACAGCAGCTTCAAGAACCATAGGATGACTTGTTAGAACAGCTTCAATTTCAAGTGTACTTATAATTTCATTCCGATACTTGATCACATCTACAGCGCGATCTTTCACTTGTATACAACCATCAGGTAGTCTAGTTCCAAGGTCCCCGGTTCTGTACCACCCATCTTCAAAAGCTTTTCTAGTCTTTTCCAAATTTCCCAGGTAACCAGACATCATAGCGTTGCTCCTAAACATCACTTCCCCAATGGTTCTTCCATCAGCTGGTATACTTTTCATTGATAATGAATCTTTGACATCAACTTCTTCCAAGATTCCTTGTGTAAACTTTATACTTTTTGTTGACATACTCAACTCTGCATTGCACAACTTATTAACAATCACGGGTCCAAGAGCTTCTGTCATTCCATATCCATACATGATATTAAATCCCAATTCTAGAACTCTAGACAAAATCTCCACTGGTGGCAATGCTCCAGCAACTACTGCTTCCACTTTGTAATCATCTTTCCGCCTATAATTAGTCGGTACTTTTGCAATTTTGTTTAGGATTAAAGGAGCCCCACATAAATGCGTTATACGATAATGATCTATGGCATCAAAAATGACCTCTGTTGTGACATTTCTGATGCAAATATTTGTGCCACCTAGAGCAGCCATTGCCCAAGGTAAGCACCAACCATTGCAGCGAAACATGTCAACTGTCCATAGAAACACGGGAAATTTTTTGATCTCAAAACGAAAAATTGCAGCCAATGCATTGAGATAGGCTGCTCTGTGGCTGTATATTACTCCTTTCGGTTTCCCTGTTGAGCCAGAAGTGTAATTCACTGATATTGGATCAGTTTCGTCCTCTGGACGAACAACTTGAAAATCGTTTTGTCCCATAACAAGCAGGGAACTATAAGTGAGGCTACCATCATGTAGATTTTCAATACAAGAAACTTCTTGATCGGATTCTGGTATGAAGATTAGAATTGGAAGCTTGGTTTGTGCCAGTGACAGAGTTTTTAATGCTGCATGCACAACTTCGACAAACTCATAGTCTACAAAAATTACTTTAGCTTCCAGTTGTTTTAGTATTGAAGCCAACATTGTTGTATCCAACTTTGTGTTAAGTGCAGAAAGGACACCGCCACTCATTGGAACAGCAAAATGTAGCTCATAGAGTGCTGGAATATTTGGTGCCACAGCTGCAACCTGCGAAATGTTCACATATTATACCCGTGAAAAAAAGAAGCTGATGAAACAGCGCAACTTTTTCTTTATTGATAATTAAACGGTTCCTGTTTGTACGTAACTTAAAAGCTACTTATAAGTCAGAAAAACatacattttttttaatttttgatttatGTGCAGTTTACGTTGATCAAGTTCATAGCGTAACCATCTAGTATGTTGCCTAGATGTACATTTGGCTTTGGTTGTATCAAAACACTGATCCGCGGGCTTAATGCAGATTCGAGAATGTTTACATGTGATTGCCATTTAATTATTGTTGAACATAGATGGCATGGTTGTTAGCTTTACACTTGCAAGTTGCGGATACAGCTTAGTTTGGTATTAGAAATTCTCAACGCCATAATTCTCAtttgaaaaactaaaaaaattgACAAATTGCAACAATACTAAAATAAATAGTCAGACCTAATACATTCCTTGTCAAAGGTTTCAGCAAAGTTAATAACCTACTCATGATAGTGCCTGAACTAACAAGAATATATCTTAACTGAAATTCCGATTAAACAGAAAAAATTAATAACCTACTTATGATAGGGCCAGAACTAATAAGGATCTATCCTAGCTGAAATTCCAATTAAACAGAAAAAGTTAATAACAATTTTATTATGATTGATCATTTCGTCCTTTATGAtagataaaaaaattatttggaaaAAGTTTAGAATGAAAGGTTCTAACCCCGATTATCTTAAACTATAATTTTAGACAATAAAGACATTTCGTATTAATTGATTACTTAACATAATATCAAATTTGGTTTAAAAAGGGATCTGGAACCATTTTTTTATATGTCACGTTATGTTAGTCACGTTGTTCGAGTCTTGAGTTAGTACGTTCGTGCCAACTAGGACTGTCGATAGGGTGTGTAAAAAGTCCTACCGCATATGTTAATTTAACATATGTCATAATTTCAGACAATTTTAATATATTCAATCATGAATTTTCAACACCGGGTCTAGGTTATATTGGTGTTGTTCTATGATTCATTCTTAATAAACTTTGTtgtatattgaatattttgctTGTATTTTTTCATTTTTTCGGGGTTCCTAAATTTTAATCTAACTCAGGGCCTCCGAAAGGGTCGAGACAGGTCTGGTGGAAACATCTAAAGGTAATACACGTATTTAAAACTTTAAAACTATGACAATAACATTCAAAGCTATAACAATAACTTAAAATTTATGACAGTCAAGATTTTATAGAGAATTAGCAACTTCGAAATTATGACCGTAAAAAATAAAAATCGAAAATAATACACACATGTCACAGTTTCAAAGCCGtgataataatttaaaatttaggatGTCAAGAGAATTATCAACTTCAAACTTGTAACAATAAAAAACTAACATCGATCTATCTACGTTGTTAAGACAATAAGTAATGAAATATTAGAATGATATATGATGTTTAAAAAACTAAGGTCTGTGTATGTTGTTAAGACATCAAGTGATGAATTCTTAGAACGATGTACGATATTCATTTAAGCCTTACAACATCGTTGTACTTTTTGATGTATACAAGATGGTTGATGGAAAATTAAAATAAGAAGCACAATGAATATATATGATGGAATGAAGTGTTTCACAAAAAATTATATCATGAATAGAAGGTAAAGGAAAAAAGGAAATCTTACAACATCACCACGGTGAACTCCCAAAATAGAGAGAGCAGACGCAATCTTGAGGCATCTTTGGAGGGTTTCTGTCCATAAAAATTTAGTATTGTGATAAATGATGGAGACCCTTTGGGCATGAACCAATGCTGCTTGCTCTAAGAAGCTGATAGGAGACAAAGGCTTCATGACG
This genomic interval from Apium graveolens cultivar Ventura chromosome 8, ASM990537v1, whole genome shotgun sequence contains the following:
- the LOC141678789 gene encoding uncharacterized protein LOC141678789, whose amino-acid sequence is MNCSFGLHPVRSISLPSRLHPTSLRVETELDKLKIWEASLPSLEESIGGQSILKGLHGLAELYNSVDELLHTTSTQESILHHQDGKVFEEALEGSVTLLDAGGCAKDLLSNMKEHVQGLQSSLRRRGGDSIQQDVNAYNAFRKKAKKEALKCIRSLKRAEGKFVFLPLLDLDPHLLMVIRVLRELSNITSVIFRYLLLFLSTPSLLKTKLGGCSLISKLMPVGLVNNEKGKKINNEVGRIDVALCNLSAHARDSSATDEVGTVQKKLMALADNINGLESGIDTAIRRVIQYRVSLLNVLTR
- the LOC141676663 gene encoding butanoate--CoA ligase AAE1-like, yielding MKYVIQCSANNVMKPLSPISFLEQAALVHAQRVSIIYHNTKFLWTETLQRCLKIASALSILGVHRGDVVAAVAPNIPALYELHFAVPMSGGVLSALNTKLDTTMLASILKQLEAKVIFVDYEFVEVVHAALKTLSLAQTKLPILIFIPESDQEVSCIENLHDGSLTYSSLLVMGQNDFQVVRPEDETDPISVNYTSGSTGKPKGVIYSHRAAYLNALAAIFRFEIKKFPVFLWTVDMFRCNGWCLPWAMAALGGTNICIRNVTTEVIFDAIDHYRITHLCGAPLILNKIAKVPTNYRRKDDYKVEAVVAGALPPVEILSRVLELGFNIMYGYGMTEALGPVIVNKLCNAELSMSTKSIKFTQGILEEVDVKDSLSMKSIPADGRTIGEVMFRSNAMMSGYLGNLEKTRKAFEDGWYRTGDLGTRLPDGCIQVKDRAVDVIKYRNEIISTLEIEAVLTSHPMVLEAAVVARPDNVNGETPCAFVKLREECDHDVNGDGIIKFCRELLPLHMVPQMVFSDDLPVNSTGKIQKFVLREKTMTMPCNI